From Gammaproteobacteria bacterium, a single genomic window includes:
- a CDS encoding PhoH family protein — MTQTIVEHRLDTEGADPLLLAGVNDANMQGLARLFGIRVILRGDRLLLSGALEGVERAVPVVRHMIELARMRVGFDASDIARFAEEHASGGRAAPVEAGEPSRIALPGSRRVISPRSEGQRRYVEAIDSFEIVISIGPAGTGKTYLAVAKAVEALYRKRVRRIVLARPAVEAGENLGFLPGDLQEKVDPYLRPLYDALEDMMPPERVRRALDDRTIEIAPLAYMRGRTLSDAFVILDEAQNATRAQMKMFLTRLGLNSRVVITGDKTQIDLPNRADSGLLQVENILRNVNGIALVYLDAVDVIRHRLVKHIIRAYEKDTVEGEPR, encoded by the coding sequence ATGACCCAGACCATAGTGGAGCACCGCCTCGACACCGAGGGAGCCGATCCGCTCCTGCTGGCCGGGGTCAACGACGCCAATATGCAGGGACTGGCGCGTCTCTTCGGCATCCGGGTGATCCTGCGCGGCGACCGGCTGCTGCTCTCGGGGGCCCTCGAAGGCGTGGAGCGGGCCGTCCCCGTGGTGCGCCACATGATCGAGCTGGCCCGCATGAGGGTCGGGTTCGACGCCTCCGACATCGCACGCTTCGCGGAAGAGCACGCCAGCGGCGGCCGGGCGGCACCCGTGGAGGCGGGAGAGCCGTCCCGCATCGCGCTGCCCGGGTCACGCCGGGTGATCAGCCCGCGCTCCGAGGGACAGCGGCGCTACGTCGAGGCCATCGACAGCTTCGAAATCGTCATTTCGATCGGTCCGGCCGGCACAGGCAAGACCTATCTGGCCGTGGCCAAGGCGGTGGAGGCGCTCTACCGCAAGCGGGTGCGGCGCATCGTGCTGGCCCGGCCCGCGGTGGAGGCGGGCGAGAACCTGGGCTTTCTCCCCGGCGACCTGCAGGAGAAGGTCGACCCCTACCTGCGGCCCCTCTACGATGCGCTGGAGGACATGATGCCGCCCGAGCGCGTGCGCCGCGCCCTGGACGATCGCACCATCGAAATCGCGCCCCTCGCCTACATGCGCGGCCGCACGCTTTCGGACGCCTTCGTCATCCTGGACGAGGCCCAGAACGCCACCCGCGCCCAGATGAAGATGTTCCTGACCCGCCTGGGCCTGAACTCGCGCGTGGTCATCACCGGCGACAAGACCCAGATCGACCTCCCGAACCGAGCGGATTCGGGTCTGCTTCAGGTGGAGAACATCCTCCGCAACGTGAACGGTATCGCGCTCGTCTATCTGGACGCGGTGGATGTCATCCGCCATCGGCTGGTGAAGCACATCATCCGCGCGTACGAGAAGGACACCGTGGAAGGAGAGCCCCGGTGA
- the aspS gene encoding aspartate--tRNA ligase: MTDPKPERTSRRSRMAGSLREQDAGRTQRLAGWVHRRRDLGGMVFIDLRDRSGIVQVSFGPDWTEPESFRAAGKLGAEDVIAVRGEVVRRPAEAQNPEMATGAVELQATSFELLGDADTPAIPVHQNPGEEPPAEELRLLHRHLDLRRAPMQAALELRHRLVLETRNYLDRLGFLEIETPILTKPMPEGARDFLVPSRVHPGEFYALPQSPQIYKQILMTAGFDRYFQIARCFRDEDQRTDRQPEFTQIDVEASFIAPEDILGWIEGLMVRLSEVAGMGTPAPFQRMAYRDALDGYGSDRPDLRFGLEIEDWSEPFADVDFRITRAALEAGGRVRGLRLPGGASLSRKQVGVIESAARKAGAPGLLWVKRTEDGGSGPLARFLGEGHYDALSLRAGDLALAAAGPDAVTSPALAAARLRAADVAAVPRGREHAWAWILDFPLFDPLPDGAGITFNHHPFVMPAEEDLPRLESDPLSCGARAYDLVYNGSELGSGSLRIHDAALQERVLRALGLGDRQIEERFGFLLRALRSGAPPHGGIALGMDRIVQHFAGATSLRDVIAFPKTTAARALFEAAPGRPGRAELEALKLA; this comes from the coding sequence ATGACTGATCCGAAACCGGAGCGCACTTCCCGGCGGTCGCGCATGGCGGGAAGCCTCCGCGAACAGGACGCGGGCCGCACGCAGCGACTCGCCGGCTGGGTTCATCGGCGCCGCGACCTGGGCGGCATGGTGTTCATCGATCTGCGCGACCGCTCCGGGATCGTGCAGGTTTCCTTCGGCCCCGACTGGACGGAACCGGAGTCGTTCAGGGCGGCGGGCAAGCTCGGCGCCGAAGACGTGATCGCGGTGCGCGGCGAGGTCGTCCGACGGCCGGCAGAGGCGCAAAACCCCGAAATGGCGACCGGTGCGGTGGAACTGCAGGCCACGAGCTTCGAACTGCTCGGGGACGCAGACACGCCCGCCATCCCGGTGCACCAGAACCCGGGAGAGGAGCCTCCGGCGGAGGAACTGCGGCTGCTGCACCGCCATCTGGACCTGCGGCGCGCGCCCATGCAGGCCGCGCTGGAACTGCGTCACCGGCTGGTGCTCGAGACCCGCAACTACCTCGACCGGCTGGGCTTCCTCGAGATCGAGACCCCGATCCTCACCAAGCCGATGCCGGAGGGGGCGCGCGACTTCCTGGTGCCCAGCCGCGTCCACCCGGGAGAGTTCTACGCCCTGCCGCAGAGCCCGCAGATCTACAAGCAGATCCTCATGACCGCGGGGTTCGACCGCTACTTCCAGATCGCGCGCTGTTTCCGCGACGAGGATCAGCGCACCGACCGGCAGCCCGAGTTCACCCAGATCGACGTGGAGGCATCGTTCATCGCGCCGGAGGATATCCTGGGGTGGATCGAGGGACTCATGGTCCGCCTTTCCGAGGTGGCGGGGATGGGCACGCCCGCGCCGTTCCAGCGCATGGCGTACCGCGATGCCCTGGACGGCTATGGCAGCGACCGTCCCGACCTCCGCTTCGGGCTTGAGATCGAGGACTGGTCGGAGCCCTTCGCGGATGTGGACTTCCGCATTACGCGCGCGGCGCTGGAGGCGGGCGGGCGCGTGCGCGGGCTCCGCCTTCCGGGAGGTGCATCGCTCTCCCGCAAGCAGGTGGGGGTGATCGAGTCGGCCGCAAGGAAGGCCGGTGCGCCCGGGCTGCTCTGGGTCAAGCGCACCGAAGACGGCGGTTCGGGTCCGCTCGCCCGCTTCTTGGGCGAGGGGCACTACGACGCGCTGAGCCTGCGTGCCGGCGATCTGGCCCTGGCCGCAGCCGGCCCGGATGCGGTCACCTCGCCGGCTCTCGCGGCGGCGAGGCTGCGGGCGGCGGATGTGGCCGCCGTCCCACGCGGCCGGGAGCATGCGTGGGCGTGGATTCTCGACTTCCCGCTCTTCGACCCGCTTCCGGACGGAGCGGGCATCACCTTCAACCACCATCCCTTCGTGATGCCGGCGGAGGAGGACCTGCCTCGACTGGAGTCGGATCCGCTTTCGTGCGGGGCACGCGCGTACGATCTGGTGTATAACGGTTCGGAACTCGGATCGGGCAGCCTGCGCATCCACGACGCGGCATTGCAGGAGCGCGTCCTGCGGGCTCTGGGCCTGGGCGACCGGCAGATCGAAGAGCGCTTCGGCTTCCTCCTTCGGGCGTTGCGTTCCGGTGCTCCTCCGCATGGCGGAATCGCGCTGGGGATGGACCGCATCGTGCAGCATTTCGCGGGAGCCACAAGCCTGAGAGACGTGATCGCGTTCCCGAAGACCACCGCGGCGAGGGCCCTCTTCGAGGCCGCGCCCGGACGTCCGGGAAGGGCGGAGCTGGAGGCGCTGAAGCTGGCATGA
- the rlmN gene encoding 23S rRNA (adenine(2503)-C(2))-methyltransferase RlmN, with translation MVRKASGDERPDLLGLVPAELREVLRRHFRERGQPEFRTGQVERWVFRNDARGFGEMNDLPLGERDVLASAFRLEEPATASVSVSRDGTVKHLWRLWDGELVESVLIPTRSRLTLCISSQAGCPLGCTFCATGWSGFRRQLTAGEIVAQFRASRRWARQRDMGEVSNIVFMGMGEPLANPRAVLPSLTILNGGYGVGARRITVSTVGVVPGIRSLAERPEQFGLALSLHAPESELRRELIPLEKRYPLAEVKAALERFRRVRGRRITLEYTMIRGVNDDLALIPALAGFARDTRAFVNLIPFNPIPYQPDWRPSAPARVQAFRRKLEEGGVAVMVREPRGRDIDAACGQLRASRLTVLTG, from the coding sequence ATGGTGCGAAAAGCGAGCGGCGACGAGCGCCCCGACCTGCTGGGCCTGGTCCCGGCGGAATTGCGCGAAGTTCTGCGCCGCCACTTCCGTGAACGCGGGCAGCCGGAGTTCCGCACCGGCCAGGTGGAACGCTGGGTGTTCCGCAACGATGCCCGCGGCTTCGGGGAGATGAACGACCTGCCGCTGGGCGAACGCGACGTCCTCGCCTCGGCCTTTCGCCTCGAGGAGCCCGCGACCGCCAGCGTGTCGGTCTCGCGGGACGGGACCGTAAAGCACCTGTGGCGGCTCTGGGACGGCGAGCTGGTGGAATCGGTGCTGATCCCCACCCGCTCGCGCCTCACCCTGTGCATCTCGTCGCAGGCGGGCTGCCCGCTGGGGTGCACCTTCTGCGCTACCGGCTGGTCGGGCTTCCGGCGGCAGTTGACGGCGGGTGAGATCGTGGCCCAGTTCCGAGCCTCCCGGCGCTGGGCGCGGCAGCGCGACATGGGCGAAGTCTCCAACATCGTGTTCATGGGGATGGGGGAACCGCTCGCCAACCCGCGCGCGGTCCTGCCCTCGCTCACCATCCTGAATGGCGGCTACGGGGTCGGGGCGCGCAGAATCACGGTGTCGACGGTGGGCGTGGTCCCCGGAATCCGCTCCCTGGCCGAACGGCCGGAGCAGTTCGGGCTCGCGCTTTCGCTGCACGCTCCGGAATCCGAATTGCGCCGGGAGCTGATCCCGCTGGAGAAGCGCTATCCGCTGGCCGAGGTGAAGGCCGCCCTCGAGCGATTCCGCCGGGTGCGCGGCCGCCGCATCACGCTCGAGTACACGATGATCCGGGGCGTGAACGACGATCTCGCGCTCATCCCCGCCCTGGCCGGTTTCGCGCGCGACACGCGCGCCTTCGTGAACCTGATCCCATTCAACCCGATTCCCTACCAGCCCGACTGGCGCCCGAGCGCGCCCGCGAGAGTGCAGGCGTTCCGCAGGAAGCTGGAGGAGGGCGGAGTGGCGGTGATGGTGCGCGAGCCCCGGGGGCGCGACATCGACGCGGCGTGCGGTCAGTTGCGGGCGAGCCGGCTGACGGTGCTCACCGGGTAG
- the lepB gene encoding signal peptidase I → MSRKKRKSSRAARARAERSEGTLGDWLRMLLIWGGLFFLIRFFVLQTFVIISGSMMDTLLLGDFLVVNRAAIGSPIPGTSIRIPGYSSPKRFDILVFDPPHEENMMLVKRLIGLPGDTLEMRGKTLYINGSVANEPYAQHNPASPDHDDIRMTWQTPFLVPGEDADSYRPSRDDWGPIIIPPGNYFMLGDNRDESQDSRYWGLLEGWRLEGRALFIYYSYERGTMTPFPWLRRIRWDRIGDRIR, encoded by the coding sequence ATGAGCAGGAAGAAGCGCAAGTCGAGCCGGGCGGCGCGGGCCAGGGCCGAGAGATCCGAAGGGACTCTGGGCGATTGGCTGCGCATGCTCCTCATCTGGGGTGGCCTCTTCTTTCTGATCCGGTTCTTCGTCCTGCAGACCTTCGTCATCATCTCGGGTTCGATGATGGACACGCTCCTGCTGGGCGACTTCCTGGTGGTGAACCGGGCCGCGATCGGCTCCCCCATCCCGGGCACCTCCATTCGCATCCCGGGCTACTCGAGCCCGAAACGTTTCGACATCCTCGTGTTCGATCCGCCGCACGAGGAGAACATGATGCTGGTGAAGCGCCTGATCGGCCTGCCCGGCGACACGCTGGAGATGCGCGGCAAGACCCTCTACATCAACGGCTCGGTCGCGAATGAGCCCTACGCGCAGCACAACCCGGCGAGCCCGGACCACGACGACATCCGCATGACCTGGCAGACGCCGTTCCTGGTGCCCGGGGAGGATGCGGACTCGTATCGCCCCAGCCGCGACGACTGGGGTCCCATCATCATCCCGCCCGGCAACTACTTCATGCTGGGCGACAACCGCGACGAAAGCCAGGATTCACGCTACTGGGGGCTGCTTGAGGGCTGGCGGCTCGAGGGCCGCGCACTGTTCATCTACTACTCGTACGAACGCGGCACGATGACGCCCTTCCCCTGGCTCCGCCGCATTCGCTGGGATCGCATAGGGGACCGCATCCGCTGA
- a CDS encoding LytR C-terminal domain-containing protein has translation MGRLLRGLALVAVLGGLAVLAGSAVLQWWEPPEAPPLTADVIANPRERVRVEVLNAGGVPGMAREATEVLRDAGFDVVEFGNAGAFDRDSSLVLARLGRVDLASMVADALAIPTYQDEPDSTAYVDVTVLLGSTWDPSILIEPEAERAQDAVAAPPPEPGWRGILSRLREWADGLNQAGSQR, from the coding sequence ATGGGTAGGCTGCTCCGCGGACTGGCCTTGGTGGCCGTGCTCGGCGGACTGGCCGTGCTGGCGGGCTCGGCGGTGCTCCAGTGGTGGGAGCCGCCCGAAGCCCCGCCCCTGACCGCCGACGTGATCGCCAATCCGCGCGAGCGGGTGCGCGTGGAGGTGTTGAACGCGGGTGGGGTACCCGGGATGGCGCGGGAGGCCACGGAGGTGCTGCGCGACGCCGGTTTCGATGTGGTCGAGTTCGGCAACGCCGGCGCGTTCGACCGCGACAGCTCCCTGGTGCTCGCCCGGCTGGGACGCGTCGACCTAGCGTCGATGGTCGCGGACGCCCTCGCAATCCCCACCTACCAGGACGAGCCCGACTCGACTGCGTACGTCGACGTCACGGTGCTGCTCGGGAGCACCTGGGATCCCTCCATCCTGATCGAGCCCGAGGCGGAACGCGCGCAGGACGCGGTGGCGGCCCCTCCGCCCGAGCCGGGCTGGCGCGGGATCCTCTCGCGTCTCAGGGAGTGGGCGGACGGTCTGAACCAGGCGGGGAGCCAGCGATGA
- a CDS encoding NFACT RNA binding domain-containing protein, translated as MQWDSLLVVATARALGRELRAGRTRALHLDRGAGRVALFLRGRTVVFALHPASTGLAVIDEATPPAGAVPLAGIVREVSAPADERAILVEITRLRGRTRRTRLVLELSPGRWNAILTEGPDDRIRSVLRPRRSGERKLLPGAVYELPRPSKRRGASRPMALASWRELFQDVEPRQRVTTLVRNVAYTSRMNAHAFLGDGDEAGWKRWRKWRDLKDLDPRLLSSGRGLQPYPYPLPGMEGSARETLLAALTDGSEVLARASLVPSEVMSALEKRIGAAEGRLVRLQEQLARLEDPVRMRGIGDLLLARMKLIPRGAARVSLDDFEGGTIRVSLDPTLAPHENAARYYARAARVDRAAATLPGEIEDADARLAAWYAVSEEVAEGSMDAGELERRLGLPAPGPRSRKAPARLPYHRFRSSAGTAIRVSRGAKSNHELTFHHSDPDDIWLHARHASGAHVILRWRGEGNPAPRDLEEAAILAAVNSKGRTSATVPVDWTRRKYVRKPRGAPPGTVTLEREKTVFVSPDAEVAKRLRVDPERR; from the coding sequence ATGCAATGGGACAGTCTGCTGGTGGTGGCCACCGCACGCGCGCTCGGGCGCGAGTTGCGCGCAGGACGGACACGCGCCCTCCATCTGGATCGCGGCGCGGGCCGGGTTGCGCTCTTTCTGCGGGGACGGACGGTCGTGTTCGCTCTGCACCCGGCCTCAACGGGGCTCGCCGTCATCGACGAGGCGACGCCTCCTGCGGGCGCCGTCCCGCTGGCGGGGATCGTGCGCGAGGTCTCCGCACCCGCGGACGAGCGCGCCATCCTGGTGGAGATCACCCGCCTGCGGGGCCGGACGCGCCGTACGCGACTCGTGCTGGAACTCTCGCCGGGCCGGTGGAACGCAATCCTCACCGAGGGCCCCGACGACCGCATCCGAAGCGTGCTCAGACCACGCCGTTCCGGGGAGCGCAAGCTGCTTCCCGGCGCGGTCTACGAGCTGCCGCGCCCGTCGAAGCGCCGGGGGGCTAGCCGCCCGATGGCCCTCGCGTCGTGGCGCGAGCTGTTCCAGGACGTGGAGCCGCGGCAGCGGGTGACAACCCTGGTCCGCAACGTCGCCTACACCTCGCGCATGAACGCGCACGCGTTTCTGGGTGACGGAGACGAGGCTGGCTGGAAACGCTGGCGCAAGTGGCGCGATCTGAAGGACCTCGACCCCCGGCTGCTATCTTCGGGCCGGGGGCTCCAGCCCTATCCCTATCCCCTTCCGGGGATGGAGGGCAGCGCGCGCGAGACTCTTCTTGCCGCGCTGACGGACGGGTCGGAGGTGCTCGCTCGCGCAAGCCTGGTCCCGTCCGAGGTGATGTCGGCCCTGGAAAAGCGCATCGGCGCGGCAGAGGGCCGGCTGGTGCGCCTGCAGGAACAGCTCGCCCGACTCGAGGACCCGGTCCGGATGCGTGGGATCGGGGATCTGCTCCTCGCGAGGATGAAGCTGATCCCGCGCGGGGCGGCCCGGGTGTCGCTCGACGACTTCGAAGGCGGCACCATCCGCGTCTCGCTCGATCCCACGCTGGCGCCGCACGAGAACGCGGCGCGCTACTACGCCCGCGCCGCACGCGTGGATCGGGCCGCCGCCACGCTCCCGGGCGAGATCGAGGACGCGGACGCCCGGCTGGCCGCCTGGTACGCGGTCTCCGAGGAGGTAGCAGAAGGATCGATGGATGCCGGGGAACTGGAGCGGCGGCTGGGACTGCCCGCTCCGGGACCGAGGTCGCGGAAGGCCCCTGCCCGCCTCCCCTACCACCGCTTTCGCAGTTCGGCGGGCACCGCGATCCGGGTGAGCCGCGGGGCGAAGAGCAACCACGAACTGACCTTCCATCACTCCGATCCCGACGACATCTGGCTGCATGCCCGTCACGCCTCCGGCGCGCACGTCATCCTGCGCTGGCGCGGCGAGGGCAACCCGGCCCCCCGTGACCTGGAGGAGGCCGCCATCCTGGCCGCGGTGAACTCGAAGGGCCGCACCTCGGCGACCGTTCCGGTGGACTGGACGCGCCGCAAGTACGTGCGCAAGCCGAGGGGCGCACCTCCCGGCACGGTCACGCTCGAGCGCGAGAAGACGGTGTTCGTCAGCCCGGATGCGGAGGTGGCGAAGAGGTTGAGGGTGGATCCTGAGCGACGCTAG
- a CDS encoding 6-bladed beta-propeller: MIEGPPEYLLSRLPVFTVGPDGSLFVADLDGDLRHYDAEGTYVRTIARQGQGPGEVTYVVSMDLSTDGALAALDFGNRRVSVFSPDGTLVREIRLRPSAGRPGYGRDALRWDERGQLWISLNPPRSGLDTLRAGQQRPLFGRLIGHEEVTDTVFLPTRAWEGCERRSPGHSGGSMEDNRLRHMPFAQWTRGRTGVLAFGCSASYAIDVVRSDGGVTRMSRAWDPPVRTDEEHEYWDDGFRVQNMRRRSDNQTLARLGRGAESRSLPPIPILPRERPAFLRLWRTDDGRVWVWPGAPGISRPSTEEQRRRGLGPRLWSYWNPTDGYDVFDADGRWIGHVDTPEGWAARPYPGQMDPYFKGDTIWAVLRDELDVSYIARFQVEWPSPD, translated from the coding sequence ATGATCGAAGGTCCGCCGGAGTACCTGCTGAGCAGGTTGCCGGTGTTCACGGTCGGCCCCGACGGAAGTCTCTTTGTCGCCGATCTCGACGGCGACCTGCGCCACTACGATGCGGAAGGCACATACGTAAGGACGATTGCCCGGCAAGGCCAGGGCCCCGGCGAGGTGACGTACGTGGTCAGCATGGACCTCTCCACCGACGGGGCGCTGGCCGCGCTGGACTTCGGCAATCGACGCGTCAGTGTCTTTTCGCCCGACGGCACCCTGGTCCGAGAGATCAGACTACGTCCGTCGGCGGGAAGACCGGGATACGGGCGGGATGCCCTCCGATGGGACGAACGGGGTCAGCTCTGGATCTCGCTCAACCCGCCCCGGAGTGGCCTGGACACGCTCCGCGCGGGGCAGCAGAGACCGTTGTTCGGACGCCTGATCGGCCACGAGGAAGTGACGGACACCGTGTTCCTGCCAACTCGAGCCTGGGAGGGCTGTGAGCGGCGATCCCCGGGGCACTCCGGAGGGAGCATGGAGGACAACCGCCTCCGCCACATGCCCTTCGCGCAATGGACGCGGGGCCGAACGGGTGTATTGGCTTTCGGCTGCTCGGCCAGCTACGCGATAGACGTCGTCCGGTCGGACGGGGGAGTGACTCGGATGTCGCGGGCATGGGATCCACCGGTGAGGACGGACGAGGAGCATGAATACTGGGACGACGGGTTCCGCGTACAGAACATGCGTCGGCGCAGTGACAACCAGACTCTCGCGAGGCTGGGACGTGGAGCTGAGTCAAGGTCGCTTCCTCCGATTCCGATCCTTCCGCGGGAGCGTCCCGCGTTCCTTCGACTCTGGCGCACGGACGACGGCCGAGTGTGGGTCTGGCCGGGAGCTCCGGGTATCAGCCGGCCTTCGACCGAGGAGCAACGGCGCCGCGGACTGGGGCCACGGCTCTGGTCGTACTGGAATCCGACGGACGGTTACGACGTCTTCGACGCGGATGGTCGATGGATCGGTCACGTCGATACCCCCGAAGGCTGGGCCGCACGCCCCTACCCGGGGCAGATGGATCCGTACTTCAAGGGCGACACGATCTGGGCTGTTCTCAGGGACGAGCTTGACGTCAGCTACATAGCAAGGTTCCAGGTCGAGTGGCCCTCGCCGGACTAG
- the trpA gene encoding tryptophan synthase subunit alpha, translating into MSDRAHARTGMSLAQCFARCRAERRAALIPFLTCGYPDAPQSLELLRKMARAGADIIELGIPFSDPLADGPTIQRSSFRALEGGMTTEGTLEVLRAFRAGHDTPVVLFGYLNPILRYGVDEFARAAARAGAQGLLLTDVPAGSDPALEERLAAHGLDLIRLIAPTTSPERITVIAGAGAGFLYYISRTGITGARAQLRRALGREVEAVKRRAGGIPVVVGFGISTPEQAADVAAVADGVVVGSALIDRCERDGADGVREFVAALRGAMGRDGRDPAG; encoded by the coding sequence ATGAGTGACCGCGCCCATGCCCGAACCGGCATGTCCCTCGCACAGTGCTTCGCGCGTTGCCGGGCCGAGCGCCGCGCCGCGCTCATCCCATTCCTGACCTGCGGCTATCCGGATGCGCCCCAGTCCCTTGAGCTGCTGCGGAAGATGGCGCGTGCGGGGGCGGACATCATCGAGCTGGGCATCCCGTTCAGCGACCCTCTCGCGGACGGACCCACAATCCAGCGCTCCTCGTTCCGGGCGCTCGAGGGGGGCATGACCACGGAGGGCACGCTTGAGGTGCTGCGGGCCTTCCGCGCCGGACACGACACTCCAGTGGTTCTCTTCGGCTACCTGAACCCCATCCTGCGCTACGGGGTCGACGAGTTCGCCCGCGCGGCCGCCCGCGCCGGCGCCCAGGGGCTGCTCCTGACCGACGTGCCCGCGGGGTCGGATCCCGCGCTGGAGGAGCGGCTGGCGGCGCACGGCCTCGACCTGATCCGCCTGATCGCCCCGACCACGTCGCCCGAACGGATCACCGTGATCGCGGGCGCGGGCGCGGGGTTCCTGTACTACATCTCGCGCACTGGGATCACGGGCGCACGCGCACAGTTGCGACGGGCGCTGGGGCGGGAGGTCGAGGCGGTCAAACGGCGGGCCGGGGGCATCCCGGTCGTGGTGGGGTTCGGCATCTCCACCCCCGAACAGGCCGCCGACGTGGCCGCGGTGGCGGACGGGGTGGTGGTGGGCAGCGCCCTAATCGACCGCTGCGAGCGCGACGGAGCGGACGGCGTGCGCGAGTTCGTCGCCGCCCTCAGGGGGGCGATGGGGCGGGACGGTCGGGATCCCGCCGGATAG
- the trpB gene encoding tryptophan synthase subunit beta produces MTPGAPAAADRFGPYGGRYVPETLITALDELTEAYRDASADPAFAAELGGLLENYAGRPSPLYRAPRVEEAIGAGPVYLKREDLNHTGAHKINNTLGQALLARWMGKRRIIAETGAGQHGVATATVCALFDLECVVYMGTEDVERQALNVYRMELLGAEVRPVDSGSCTLKDATNEAIRDWVTNVRDTHYIIGSVVGPDPFPRMVRDFQAVIGDETRAQLEAAEGRLPGAVVACVGGGSNAMGIFHAFVPFGDVRLVGVEAAGEGLDSGRHSAPLAAGTPGVLHGSLSYLLQDADGQVAPAHSISAGLDYPGVGPEHSWLLDEGRAEYVTVTDDRALAAFHRLSRLEGLIPALESAHAMAHVFEAGAELARHGPVVVCLSGRGDKDVAHVARLSGTEADE; encoded by the coding sequence GTGACGCCGGGCGCACCAGCGGCCGCGGACCGTTTCGGCCCGTACGGGGGCCGCTACGTGCCCGAGACCCTCATCACCGCGCTGGACGAGCTCACCGAGGCCTACCGGGACGCCTCGGCCGACCCGGCCTTCGCCGCGGAGCTCGGAGGCCTGCTCGAGAACTACGCCGGCCGGCCTTCCCCCCTCTACCGCGCTCCCCGCGTGGAGGAAGCCATCGGCGCGGGTCCCGTCTACCTGAAGCGCGAGGACCTCAACCACACCGGCGCCCACAAGATCAACAACACCCTCGGGCAGGCGCTGCTGGCGCGCTGGATGGGCAAGCGCCGCATCATCGCCGAAACCGGCGCCGGGCAGCACGGGGTGGCCACGGCGACCGTGTGCGCGCTCTTCGACCTCGAGTGCGTGGTCTACATGGGCACGGAGGATGTCGAGCGCCAGGCGCTGAACGTCTATCGCATGGAGCTGCTGGGGGCCGAGGTGCGTCCGGTGGACTCGGGTTCGTGCACGCTCAAGGACGCCACCAACGAGGCCATCCGCGACTGGGTGACCAACGTGCGCGACACCCACTACATCATCGGTTCCGTGGTGGGGCCCGATCCCTTCCCGCGCATGGTGCGCGATTTCCAGGCCGTCATCGGGGACGAGACGCGCGCGCAGCTGGAGGCCGCGGAGGGCAGGCTCCCCGGTGCGGTGGTCGCGTGCGTCGGCGGGGGATCCAACGCCATGGGCATCTTCCACGCCTTCGTTCCCTTCGGGGATGTGCGGCTGGTAGGGGTCGAGGCTGCGGGCGAGGGACTGGACAGCGGGCGGCACTCGGCGCCGCTGGCTGCGGGCACGCCGGGTGTTCTGCACGGGTCGCTGAGCTACCTGCTCCAGGACGCGGACGGGCAGGTGGCCCCGGCCCATTCCATCTCCGCCGGGCTCGACTACCCGGGCGTGGGGCCCGAGCACTCGTGGCTCCTCGATGAGGGGCGGGCGGAATACGTGACCGTCACCGACGATCGGGCGCTGGCCGCCTTCCACCGGCTCTCCCGCCTGGAGGGGCTCATCCCGGCGCTCGAGAGCGCGCACGCGATGGCGCACGTCTTCGAGGCGGGGGCGGAGCTCGCCCGCCACGGACCGGTCGTGGTGTGCCTGAGCGGCCGCGGGGACAAGGACGTCGCGCATGTGGCGCGGCTGTCGGGGACCGAGGCCGATGAGTGA
- a CDS encoding phosphoribosylanthranilate isomerase — MPEVKICGITRPADGRLAAQAGATYVGTVLTPGFSRSVDIPTARAVAEAAAIPLVILLVDPTLDQAVAAARDTGASVVQLHGREDPATVARLRASGPWTVWKAAPVRDAAEALTALDRYGGAADGLLFDGWHEKLPGGTGTRFPWQSLAGIRDRFAPGQRFVAAGGLNPGNVAEAVSILRPHVVDASSGVERRLGVKDPAKVRGFVRAAQGNGGDS, encoded by the coding sequence GTGCCTGAAGTGAAGATCTGCGGGATCACCCGCCCCGCGGACGGCCGCCTCGCCGCGCAGGCAGGCGCTACCTATGTGGGCACCGTGCTCACCCCCGGGTTCTCGCGCAGCGTGGACATCCCCACCGCGCGGGCGGTGGCAGAGGCCGCCGCCATCCCGCTGGTGATCCTCCTGGTCGACCCGACCCTCGATCAGGCGGTGGCGGCGGCGCGCGACACCGGGGCGTCCGTGGTGCAGCTGCACGGCCGCGAAGACCCCGCCACCGTCGCCCGCCTGCGCGCGAGCGGCCCCTGGACGGTGTGGAAGGCCGCGCCCGTGCGCGACGCGGCCGAGGCCCTGACCGCGCTCGACCGGTACGGAGGCGCCGCCGACGGACTCCTCTTCGACGGATGGCACGAAAAGCTGCCCGGCGGAACCGGCACCCGCTTCCCCTGGCAGAGCCTGGCCGGAATCCGCGACCGCTTCGCCCCCGGGCAGCGCTTCGTGGCGGCGGGGGGCCTCAACCCCGGCAACGTGGCGGAGGCCGTCTCGATCCTGCGGCCGCACGTCGTCGACGCCAGCTCCGGGGTGGAGCGCCGGCTGGGCGTAAAGGACCCCGCGAAGGTGCGGGGCTTCGTGCGCGCCGCGCAGGGCAACGGAGGTGACTCGTGA